The genomic region GGTGATAGGCGTCGAAGAGGCTCTCGTCCACCTCCTCGCGCTCCGAGAAGTACTCCATGATGACGACGAGCTCTTGGTGGAGCTCGAGGAGTTCGTCCTTGTGCATACACCGCCGTACGAACGGTTTCGGTTTAAGGGTTGTGTGCAATTCGGACACATATCGGCGCGGCACTCGCGAGGCGTCCGTCCCGTCTCGGGAGGCATTTACTGTCGCCACATCGCTGCTGCCAGCAGGAAGATCCACGCGCCAAACGCGGCGGCAGCGAGCAGTTCGGGCACCGCGAACCACCCCATTGGATCCTCACCGACTCGCCGCGAGAGCAGCCATGCCAGCCAGATTACTGGCTGGCTGATTCCGAGCCAGATCGAGGTCAGTCCCAGCCGGACTCGCTCCGTGAGGACGAGCCCAGACCCATACATCCACTGAGCGACGGGGCCCAGCGCGAAGTACAGCAGGGCTGCTGGACCGTGGAGATCGGTGCCGAGGTAGACGTCAGTGTGATCGAGGAAGAACACGCCGACGCCGACGAGAGAGATCGTCGCGACGGCTACCAGTGCAATGCCCGCGCGTTCGAGAGTGGCCTGGCTTTCGATCCAGAGACGCCACGCAAACGGGATTCCGAGCAGACCACCCAGCACGAGACCACCGTTGAACAGCCAGAACGTCTCCGCGCCGAGACGGCCCATATCCGAGAGGGCGCGATCGCTCCAGGTGAACGTCTCTGTGG from Halobacteria archaeon AArc-dxtr1 harbors:
- a CDS encoding DUF998 domain-containing protein translates to MSETYRGRNQQAVRAAAACGLLAPLVAIGTIVLSSLLAPTETFTWSDRALSDMGRLGAETFWLFNGGLVLGGLLGIPFAWRLWIESQATLERAGIALVAVATISLVGVGVFFLDHTDVYLGTDLHGPAALLYFALGPVAQWMYGSGLVLTERVRLGLTSIWLGISQPVIWLAWLLSRRVGEDPMGWFAVPELLAAAAFGAWIFLLAAAMWRQ